Proteins encoded within one genomic window of Betaproteobacteria bacterium:
- a CDS encoding alpha/beta fold hydrolase: protein MKQPLVLLPGLLCDAALWEPQLSDLADIADFFVADLTEHETMKDMAASVLRDSPWKEFALAGLSMGGYVAQEIVRQAPQRVKKLALLDTRSRPEQPEETERRRQFMKLAQTERGFTPVTNRMLPLMLHPSRVKDAPLVRVIREMAERTGVEGYIRQQKAIIARPDFRPNLPKIQCPTLVLCGRQDQLTPLENSEGMATAIPGAELVIVEECGHLSTLERPQRVNTALREWLTG from the coding sequence ATGAAGCAACCCCTCGTCCTTCTTCCTGGCCTGCTCTGCGACGCAGCACTATGGGAACCACAACTATCTGACCTCGCCGACATTGCCGATTTCTTTGTCGCCGACCTGACCGAGCACGAGACCATGAAGGACATGGCCGCGTCCGTGCTGCGCGATTCCCCGTGGAAGGAATTCGCGCTCGCCGGGCTGTCGATGGGCGGCTATGTCGCGCAGGAGATCGTGCGCCAAGCGCCGCAACGGGTAAAAAAGCTCGCCTTGCTCGACACACGCTCGCGTCCGGAGCAGCCCGAGGAAACCGAGCGCCGCCGTCAGTTCATGAAGCTGGCGCAGACCGAGCGCGGCTTCACGCCCGTAACCAATCGCATGCTGCCGCTGATGCTGCATCCGTCGCGGGTAAAAGACGCGCCTCTGGTAAGGGTGATCCGGGAAATGGCTGAGCGCACCGGCGTCGAGGGCTACATCCGCCAGCAGAAGGCCATCATTGCGCGGCCGGACTTCCGGCCCAACCTGCCGAAAATCCAGTGTCCCACGCTGGTGTTATGCGGCCGGCAGGACCAGCTGACTCCGCTGGAGAACAGCGAAGGAATGGCGACGGCCATTCCCGGGGCCGAATTGGTAATCGTGGAGGAGTGCGGCCACCTGTCCACCCTGGAACGCCCGCAGCGGGTCAACACGGCGCTGCGGGAGTGGCTGACTGGCTGA
- a CDS encoding spermidine synthase, whose amino-acid sequence MKPDFEELDYCNTPMGEITLRRRTEPRLRVEVYEVKLGDEFLMSSLFTDGEVALARLALAACEAGPLDVAVGGLGLGYTARAVLDHVAVRSLLVVEALPVVIDWHRRGLVPLGAGLSADSRCEFLVGDFYARVNSNGIDPRVPDKRFHAILLDIDHSPGHVLYPDHAAFYSSDGLRRLAAHLQPRGVFGLWSNDPPDETFQATLARVFSSVEAHVVGFHNPLQDREATNTVYLAW is encoded by the coding sequence ATGAAACCCGACTTCGAAGAACTGGACTATTGCAATACGCCAATGGGCGAAATCACCCTGCGGCGGCGCACTGAGCCCAGGCTCCGCGTCGAGGTGTACGAAGTGAAACTTGGCGACGAGTTCCTGATGTCGAGCCTGTTCACCGATGGCGAGGTTGCGCTGGCGAGGCTCGCGCTGGCGGCATGCGAGGCCGGGCCGCTGGACGTTGCGGTCGGCGGCCTGGGACTGGGCTACACAGCGCGCGCCGTGCTGGACCATGTCGCCGTGCGCTCGTTGTTGGTGGTCGAGGCGTTGCCGGTGGTGATCGACTGGCACCGGCGCGGACTGGTGCCCCTGGGCGCCGGATTGAGCGCCGATTCTCGCTGCGAATTCCTCGTCGGCGATTTCTACGCGCGGGTGAATTCCAATGGCATCGATCCGCGGGTTCCGGACAAGCGGTTCCACGCGATCCTGCTGGACATCGATCACTCCCCCGGCCATGTGCTTTATCCGGATCACGCTGCGTTTTATTCGTCGGATGGTTTGCGCCGCCTCGCCGCCCACCTTCAGCCGCGAGGCGTTTTCGGACTGTGGTCGAATGACCCGCCGGACGAGACTTTCCAAGCGACCCTGGCCCGGGTGTTTTCTTCAGTGGAGGCGCATGTGGTCGGGTTCCATAATCCGCTGCAGGACCGCGAAGCGACGAACACGGTGTACCTGGCGTGGTGA
- a CDS encoding helix-turn-helix domain-containing protein gives MGTNAKTPVSKVRAGTSLADALFSSIQQRVLAYLFGQPERSFFATELIKLVGGGSGAVQRELARLEDSGLVTVTRVGTQKHYQANPKSPIFSELCAIAQKTVGLAEPLRDALKPLAKHISAAFVYGSVAKKQDAAASDIDLMVVSGNLAYADLFAALEDVSARLGRKVNPTVYSPQELAKRMKQGNAFVTRVWAQPKIWLVGGESDIAA, from the coding sequence ATGGGTACGAATGCAAAAACTCCGGTTTCCAAGGTCCGAGCAGGGACTAGCCTCGCCGACGCACTTTTTTCGTCGATCCAGCAGCGCGTCCTTGCTTATCTCTTTGGCCAACCCGAGCGCAGTTTCTTCGCCACGGAACTGATCAAGCTTGTCGGCGGCGGCTCGGGCGCCGTGCAGCGCGAACTTGCGCGTCTGGAGGACAGCGGCCTCGTGACGGTTACCAGGGTAGGGACACAGAAGCATTATCAGGCCAATCCGAAGTCCCCGATATTCTCCGAGCTTTGCGCCATTGCGCAAAAAACCGTGGGACTGGCCGAGCCATTGCGGGATGCGTTGAAGCCGTTGGCCAAACACATCTCTGCGGCATTCGTCTATGGCTCAGTCGCCAAGAAGCAGGACGCGGCGGCAAGCGACATTGATCTGATGGTGGTAAGCGGCAACCTGGCTTACGCCGATCTTTTCGCCGCGCTGGAGGATGTTTCGGCACGGCTTGGCCGGAAAGTGAATCCGACGGTGTACTCGCCGCAGGAGTTGGCAAAACGCATGAAGCAGGGCAATGCGTTCGTTACGCGGGTATGGGCACAGCCCAAAATCTGGCTCGTCGGTGGCGAAAGTGACATCGCCGCTTGA